The following proteins are co-located in the Thermosinus carboxydivorans Nor1 genome:
- the cysE gene encoding serine O-acetyltransferase → MFERLKKDIQVVFERDPAAKSVLEVLLCYPGLHAIWLHRIAHRLYKRGWIVLPRLISNFARFLTGIEIHPGAKIGEGLFIDHGAGVVIGETAEIGRNVTLYQGVTLGGTGKEKGKRHPTIGDNVVVASGAKVLGSFKVGDNSKIGAGSVVLKEVPPNSTVVGIPGRVVVKDGKRIDDIDLEHNNLPDPVAEMLNCMQRKIEKLEARIAQLEEELNKHGAKSV, encoded by the coding sequence ATGTTTGAACGCTTAAAAAAGGATATTCAGGTTGTCTTTGAACGCGACCCGGCGGCCAAAAGCGTTCTGGAAGTGCTGTTATGCTATCCGGGACTACATGCCATTTGGCTGCACCGCATTGCTCACCGCCTTTACAAGCGGGGGTGGATCGTACTGCCCCGCCTGATTTCCAATTTTGCCCGCTTTCTCACGGGTATTGAAATCCATCCGGGAGCCAAAATAGGGGAAGGTTTGTTTATTGATCATGGCGCCGGCGTGGTGATCGGGGAAACGGCCGAGATTGGCCGCAATGTAACGCTTTATCAGGGGGTGACGCTCGGCGGTACAGGCAAGGAAAAAGGCAAGCGTCATCCTACTATCGGCGACAATGTCGTTGTGGCCAGCGGCGCTAAAGTACTCGGGTCGTTTAAGGTCGGCGACAATTCCAAGATTGGCGCTGGTTCGGTTGTGCTCAAGGAAGTGCCGCCCAACTCTACGGTGGTAGGCATCCCGGGGCGTGTTGTCGTCAAAGACGGCAAGCGGATTGACGATATCGACCTGGAACACAACAATCTGCCCGACCCGGTGGCCGAGATGTTAAATTGCATGCAGCGGAAGATCGAAAAGCTGGAGGCGCGTATTGCCCAACTGGAAGAGGAGTTGAACAAACATGGCGCTAAGAGTGTATAA